A window from Flavobacterium gyeonganense encodes these proteins:
- a CDS encoding glycosyl hydrolase: protein MFQKKHLFFILLLASIVSAQEIHKKEYFQPTVASSRPWVYWYWMKSAYSKPGITADLEAMKQAGIAGAYLMTIKGPANPPLLDPPVLQLSPEFWDMIHWAFKEADRLGLKLAFHGADGFAVAGGPWITPEMSMQKVVWSTTEILGGKKVISKLPIPEHYKDYYKDIASFAIPIKEYQITSQMQVPKVTTSNNTDASFLADSKKDENFKFADAGWIQYEFAQPFTCKSIVIETKGRDFQAQRLIVEVSDDGVNFRFHERMIAPRHGWQDMDFPNTHTITPVTAKYFRFVYDPKGTEPGAEDLDFAKWKQNLKVSKIILSNQSLINNYEGKSGAIWRLTPQTTQKKFQILMHLKNQKLLISPILLMPMET, encoded by the coding sequence ATGTTTCAAAAAAAACACCTCTTTTTTATTCTCCTTTTGGCGAGCATCGTCTCGGCACAGGAAATCCATAAAAAAGAATATTTTCAGCCAACAGTAGCATCCTCAAGACCTTGGGTGTATTGGTATTGGATGAAATCGGCGTATTCTAAACCCGGAATTACGGCCGATTTAGAAGCGATGAAACAAGCTGGAATTGCAGGCGCTTATTTAATGACCATTAAAGGCCCAGCAAATCCACCGTTGCTAGATCCGCCGGTTTTACAGTTGAGTCCTGAATTTTGGGATATGATTCATTGGGCTTTTAAAGAGGCCGATCGTTTAGGTTTAAAACTGGCTTTTCATGGAGCTGACGGATTTGCAGTTGCAGGCGGGCCTTGGATTACTCCAGAAATGTCAATGCAAAAAGTAGTCTGGTCAACAACTGAAATTTTGGGAGGCAAAAAAGTTATTTCGAAATTACCAATTCCAGAACACTATAAGGACTATTATAAAGACATTGCAAGTTTTGCCATTCCGATAAAAGAATATCAAATTACTTCGCAGATGCAAGTGCCAAAAGTAACGACATCAAACAACACCGATGCATCGTTTTTGGCTGATTCTAAAAAAGATGAAAACTTCAAGTTTGCCGATGCAGGTTGGATTCAGTATGAATTTGCACAGCCTTTTACCTGCAAATCTATTGTAATTGAAACCAAAGGAAGAGATTTTCAGGCACAGCGTCTTATTGTAGAAGTGAGTGATGATGGAGTTAATTTTAGATTCCACGAAAGAATGATAGCACCGCGTCACGGCTGGCAGGATATGGATTTCCCGAATACCCATACGATTACGCCAGTTACAGCAAAATATTTCCGATTTGTGTATGATCCAAAAGGAACAGAACCTGGCGCAGAGGATTTGGATTTTGCGAAGTGGAAACAAAATCTGAAAGTCAGCAAAATTATACTTTCCAACCAGTCGTTGATTAACAATTACGAAGGAAAGTCAGGAGCAATTTGGCGCTTGACTCCGCAGACTACTCAAAAGAAATTCCAAATTCTGATGCATTTAAAAAATCAGAAATTATTAATATCTCCAATTTTGTTGATGCCGATGGAAACCTGA
- a CDS encoding glycoside hydrolase family 2 TIM barrel-domain containing protein — translation MKYNIKPMFTSKSKYNNPFFRLRFLTYAFYILLFTTYTQAQSVTGEPAGVPELHKKYKFAPWEDPTITSINRQPSRATAYSYASVEDALKGDRTKSRIQMLNGDWDFKYAVNQKEASKDFYKNTVSGWDKIEVPSNWEMKGYDNPIYKSAVYPFRPINPPYIPKDYNGVGSYQRSFTVPENWKDMTVTLHFGAVSSGFEVWLNGEFLGYGEDSFLPSEFDITPYLKAGENVVSVRVIRWTDGSYLEDQDHWRMSGIQREVFIMAEPKLRIQDFFVQTKLDKQYTDAIFKLRPKVENLTGEKIKDYTMNVQLYDANNTAMFKEPLQRPVIDLINESYPRLDNVRFGFFQETIKNPKKWSSEEPNLYTMVISIKDKNGNVTEAKSCKVGFRSIEFSKENGKMLINGKETYVYGVNRHDHHPTRGKAVTREDIKQDITTIKKFNFNFIRTSHYPNDPYFYELCDQYGIMVMDEANQETHGIGGKLSNDPLWTNAYMERMIRMVERDKNHPSVVMWSLGNEGGKGPNHAAMSGWVHDFDITRPVHYEPAQGNAKLDGYIDPLDSRYPKTIDHAYRFENPQDDSYVDMVSRFYPGVFTPKFLVDQKKDTRPIIFVEYSHAMGNSVGNLKELWDEFRSLPRVIGGCIWEFKDQGIVKFDSRSGQNYFAHGGDFGEKYHDGNFNTKGIVDSNGKPKGSIFENKWVYQPAISTLNGNQLEIKNRQAVKSLEGYIPVLKVLENGNVIKTQILKPLKVEAGQSTTLDISSYLPKMKPDAEYILNIEFQLSKEELWASKGYAVAEDQFLLKKKEVVSPESKKETLNVSESDSDFKIKGKTFDITIGKTNGALSSYIFNGEEQVFAPLLPNFARPLTDNDKRGWKSQKLLKQWYKAKPKLVNISIDKSASDIKITSDYEVIKDSASVKVVYNILPNGLIKVDYSLKASNKLPNIPKIGMQMGVQRKFDQISWYGKGELENYSDRSFGSFVGKYSLPINDFIEHYPKPQENGNRCDVRWMALTTPQKNNGFLVVNDTKVLSMSAWPYTQENLSSASHTYDLKDPGFLTVNIDLLQMGVGGNDSWTIVAQPLEQYQIKSGDYEYSFYLTPFSGSKNELESSLKKFKY, via the coding sequence ATGAAATACAATATAAAACCAATGTTTACATCAAAATCAAAATACAATAATCCATTTTTCAGATTACGATTTTTGACGTATGCATTTTACATTTTACTATTCACAACTTACACGCAGGCACAATCCGTAACAGGAGAGCCAGCGGGAGTTCCAGAATTACACAAAAAATACAAATTTGCTCCGTGGGAAGATCCAACAATTACGAGCATCAACAGACAGCCTTCAAGAGCAACTGCTTATTCGTACGCAAGTGTAGAAGATGCTTTAAAAGGCGACAGAACCAAAAGTAGAATCCAGATGCTAAACGGCGATTGGGATTTTAAATATGCTGTAAATCAGAAAGAAGCTTCAAAAGATTTCTATAAAAATACCGTTTCAGGCTGGGACAAAATCGAAGTGCCTTCTAACTGGGAAATGAAAGGTTATGATAACCCCATTTACAAAAGCGCCGTTTATCCGTTTAGACCCATAAATCCGCCTTATATCCCTAAAGATTATAACGGAGTTGGTTCTTACCAAAGAAGTTTTACCGTGCCGGAAAACTGGAAAGATATGACCGTAACTTTACATTTTGGAGCCGTAAGTTCAGGTTTTGAAGTGTGGTTAAACGGAGAATTTTTAGGATATGGAGAAGACAGTTTTCTACCATCAGAATTCGATATTACACCCTATTTAAAAGCGGGAGAAAATGTAGTTTCAGTTCGTGTAATCCGTTGGACAGATGGCTCTTATTTAGAAGATCAGGATCACTGGCGTATGAGCGGTATCCAGCGCGAAGTTTTCATTATGGCCGAGCCGAAATTACGCATTCAGGATTTCTTTGTTCAAACGAAATTAGACAAACAATATACAGATGCGATTTTCAAACTTCGTCCAAAAGTGGAGAATTTGACAGGAGAAAAAATAAAAGATTATACGATGAATGTTCAACTGTACGATGCCAATAATACGGCAATGTTCAAAGAACCGCTTCAAAGACCTGTGATTGATTTAATCAACGAAAGTTATCCTCGTTTGGATAATGTACGTTTCGGATTCTTTCAGGAAACCATCAAAAATCCAAAAAAATGGAGTTCAGAGGAGCCGAATTTATATACGATGGTGATTTCTATAAAAGATAAAAATGGAAATGTTACAGAAGCCAAAAGCTGTAAAGTTGGTTTCCGTTCCATTGAATTTTCGAAAGAGAATGGCAAAATGCTCATTAACGGAAAAGAAACTTATGTGTATGGCGTAAACCGTCACGATCATCATCCGACAAGAGGGAAAGCGGTTACGAGAGAAGATATAAAACAAGATATCACCACGATTAAAAAGTTCAATTTCAATTTTATACGTACAAGCCATTATCCAAACGATCCCTATTTCTACGAATTATGCGATCAATACGGAATCATGGTAATGGACGAAGCGAATCAGGAAACACATGGAATTGGCGGGAAATTAAGCAACGATCCGCTTTGGACAAATGCTTATATGGAACGAATGATCCGAATGGTCGAAAGAGATAAAAACCATCCATCCGTCGTGATGTGGAGTTTAGGAAACGAAGGAGGAAAAGGACCAAATCATGCTGCAATGTCGGGCTGGGTTCACGATTTTGATATTACACGTCCAGTTCATTATGAACCAGCGCAGGGAAATGCCAAATTAGACGGTTATATCGATCCGCTTGATTCAAGATATCCCAAAACAATTGATCATGCATATCGATTCGAAAATCCGCAGGATGATTCCTATGTCGATATGGTCAGCCGTTTTTATCCGGGCGTTTTCACACCGAAATTTTTAGTTGATCAAAAGAAAGATACTCGTCCGATTATCTTCGTTGAATATTCGCATGCCATGGGAAATTCAGTTGGAAACTTAAAAGAATTATGGGATGAATTCCGTTCGCTTCCAAGAGTTATTGGAGGCTGTATCTGGGAATTTAAAGATCAGGGGATCGTGAAATTTGATTCCAGATCTGGTCAGAATTATTTTGCTCACGGAGGCGATTTTGGCGAAAAATACCACGACGGAAACTTCAATACAAAAGGAATTGTAGATTCTAACGGAAAACCAAAAGGTTCCATTTTTGAAAATAAATGGGTGTATCAGCCAGCGATTTCGACTTTAAACGGAAATCAATTGGAAATCAAAAACCGTCAGGCGGTTAAATCATTAGAAGGTTATATTCCAGTTTTAAAAGTATTAGAAAACGGAAACGTAATCAAAACTCAAATTTTAAAACCATTAAAAGTAGAAGCAGGACAATCAACAACTTTAGATATCAGTTCTTATCTGCCAAAAATGAAACCCGATGCCGAATATATTTTAAATATAGAATTCCAGCTTTCAAAAGAGGAACTTTGGGCTTCAAAAGGTTACGCTGTCGCGGAAGATCAATTTCTGTTGAAAAAGAAAGAAGTCGTTTCTCCAGAATCTAAAAAAGAAACACTCAACGTTTCTGAATCAGATTCCGATTTCAAAATCAAAGGAAAAACATTTGATATTACGATTGGAAAAACAAACGGAGCTTTGAGTTCGTATATTTTTAACGGAGAAGAACAAGTTTTTGCACCGCTATTACCAAACTTTGCAAGACCACTTACGGACAATGATAAACGTGGATGGAAATCGCAAAAGTTGTTGAAACAATGGTACAAAGCAAAACCAAAATTGGTTAACATTTCAATTGATAAATCAGCTTCGGATATTAAAATAACAAGCGATTACGAAGTTATAAAAGACAGTGCGAGCGTAAAAGTGGTCTATAATATTTTACCAAACGGATTAATAAAAGTAGATTACAGTTTAAAAGCATCAAACAAACTGCCGAACATTCCAAAAATCGGAATGCAGATGGGAGTTCAAAGAAAATTCGACCAAATTTCATGGTACGGAAAAGGGGAATTAGAAAATTACAGTGACAGAAGTTTTGGTTCGTTTGTTGGGAAATATTCGCTTCCAATAAATGATTTTATCGAACATTATCCAAAACCACAAGAAAATGGAAACCGATGTGATGTGAGATGGATGGCGCTTACAACTCCGCAGAAAAACAACGGGTTTTTAGTAGTAAACGATACCAAAGTCCTAAGCATGAGCGCATGGCCATACACACAGGAAAATTTAAGTTCTGCAAGTCATACATACGATTTGAAAGATCCAGGATTTTTGACGGTAAATATTGATTTACTTCAAATGGGAGTTGGAGGAAACGACAGCTGGACGATTGTAGCACAGCCATTGGAACAATATCAGATTAAATCTGGAGATTATGAGTACAGTTTTTATTTGACGCCTTTTAGTGGTTCGAAGAATGAATTAGAAAGTAGTTTAAAGAAATTTAAATATTAG
- a CDS encoding glycosylase, with the protein MKIKYLILTISALAITSCATKYKKREITENVMQEIYEEIKTPYKYGLVMVPTDNSYKMDCPSVFRKDGKWYMTYLIYDGRGYETWLAESDNLLDWKHLGKVMSFSENEKHWDVNQKAGYISLQDPTWGGSYEWEKYDDKYWMSYFGGDSKGYEAGVLSIGMAYTKEAPTKPHEFQRLENPVLTPKDKDARWWDNSTMYKNSVIRDKDKLTGHNFIMYYNARGDSINPAKGAERIAMAVSNDMKEWKRYGDKPLINHHKGISGDAYIQRINDTWVMFYFGAFWTGWNQGAFNRFAVSNDLVNWTDWKGDDLVKSSEPYDDMFAHKSFVVKHDGVVYHFYCAVNKAEQRGIAIATSKDLGKSKLNFVAPPEKKKK; encoded by the coding sequence ATGAAAATTAAATATCTAATCCTAACCATTTCAGCACTTGCCATAACAAGTTGTGCAACTAAATACAAGAAAAGAGAAATCACCGAAAATGTAATGCAGGAGATTTACGAAGAAATCAAAACGCCTTATAAATACGGTTTGGTGATGGTTCCCACAGACAACTCATACAAAATGGATTGCCCGAGTGTATTTAGAAAAGACGGAAAATGGTACATGACGTATTTAATTTATGACGGAAGAGGTTACGAAACCTGGTTGGCAGAAAGCGACAATCTATTAGATTGGAAACATCTAGGAAAAGTAATGTCCTTCTCAGAAAATGAAAAACATTGGGATGTCAATCAAAAAGCTGGATATATTTCGTTGCAAGATCCAACGTGGGGCGGAAGTTACGAATGGGAAAAATACGATGATAAATACTGGATGAGTTATTTTGGCGGAGACAGTAAAGGTTACGAAGCAGGTGTTTTGTCTATCGGAATGGCGTATACCAAAGAAGCGCCGACAAAACCGCACGAATTTCAAAGATTAGAAAATCCGGTTTTAACACCAAAAGACAAAGACGCTAGATGGTGGGACAATAGTACGATGTACAAAAACAGTGTGATTCGTGATAAGGATAAATTGACAGGACACAATTTTATCATGTATTACAACGCCCGTGGCGATAGTATCAATCCTGCAAAAGGTGCTGAACGTATTGCAATGGCAGTATCAAACGATATGAAAGAGTGGAAGCGTTATGGCGACAAACCATTAATTAATCATCATAAAGGAATTTCGGGTGATGCTTATATTCAGCGTATTAATGATACTTGGGTAATGTTCTATTTTGGAGCTTTTTGGACGGGTTGGAATCAAGGTGCATTTAACCGTTTTGCCGTTTCGAATGATTTAGTAAACTGGACCGACTGGAAAGGCGACGATTTAGTTAAATCCTCTGAACCTTACGATGATATGTTTGCGCATAAATCATTTGTGGTAAAGCATGATGGTGTAGTCTATCATTTTTATTGTGCCGTTAACAAAGCAGAACAAAGAGGAATCGCCATTGCAACGTCTAAAGATTTAGGAAAAAGTAAATTGAATTTTGTGGCACCGCCGGAGAAAAAGAAGAAATAG
- a CDS encoding glycosyl hydrolase: MPNSDAFKKSEIINISNFVDADGNLNWKAPKGKWKIIRMGHTSTGHENATGGAGKRTGSR; this comes from the coding sequence ATTCCAAATTCTGATGCATTTAAAAAATCAGAAATTATTAATATCTCCAATTTTGTTGATGCCGATGGAAACCTGAATTGGAAAGCGCCAAAAGGAAAATGGAAAATTATCCGAATGGGACATACTTCGACAGGACATGAAAATGCAACTGGCGGAGCAGGAAAAAGGACTGGAAGTAGATAA